Proteins encoded in a region of the Takifugu flavidus isolate HTHZ2018 chromosome 10, ASM371156v2, whole genome shotgun sequence genome:
- the LOC130532794 gene encoding uncharacterized protein LOC130532794 isoform X1 — translation MAEGGNSGDETKGMVWSKGTPQAEFPQMGRGVDIPGPVSELQPSKALRDCPQPKTLPGLSASPRVKAPRLQRRGPVSVGRRYQQREADKTKELDAERKPSPLPEIGEANFPPISAVNVSVTPVPATENKVGPKLTYAQVCRMPPSKHAPSPDLRPTYPDLRPPYSDLSPPYTDFSPPYPDLSPPFSDLSPPYSDLSSPYPDLSPPYPEQQPQAAETRRPNKWRY, via the exons atggctgaagggggcaacAGTGGGGACGAGACGAAGGGAATGGTGTGGTCTAAGGGCACACCCCAGGCTGAGTTCCCCCAGATGGGTAGAGGTGTGGACATCCCAGGGCCAGTGTCGGAGCTCCAGCCCTCCAAGGCTCTCAGAGACTGCCCACAGCCT AAAACTTTGCCCGGACTGTCAGCATCTCCCCGTGTCAAAGCTCCCAGACTACAAAG GAGAGGACCCGTCAGCGTGGGGAGAAGATACCAACAGAGGGAAGCAGACAAGACAAAGGAGCTG GACGCAGAGAGGAAGCCGTCACCTCTTCCTGAGATCGGGGAGGCCAACTTCCCTCCTATTTCTGCGGTGAATGTGTCCGTAACACCAGTACCTGCAACTGAGAACAAG gtcgGCCCCAAACTGACATATGCACAGGTCTGTCGGATGCCACCAAGTAAGCATGCCCCATCCCCAGACCTTCGCCCAAcctacccagaccttcgcccaccctactcggaccttagcccaccctacacGGActttagcccaccctacccagaccttagcccacccttctcagaccttagcccaccctactcAGACCTTAGCTCACCCTACCCAGatcttagcccaccctacccagaacaACAGCCCCAAGCAGCAGAGACTCGCCGTCCAAATAAGTGGCGATATTAA
- the LOC130532796 gene encoding splicing factor 3A subunit 2-like, which translates to MGTRAVVTSPFCRRGPVSVGRRYQQREADKTKELDAERKPSPLPEIEEANFPPFSVVNVSTATVPATENKVGPKLTYAQVCRMPPSKHAPSPDLRPPYPDLRPPYSDLSPPYTDFSPPYPDLSPPFSDLSPPYSDLRSPYPDLSPPYPEQQPQPAETRRPNKWRY; encoded by the exons ATGGGGACCAGAGCAGTTGTGACTTCTCCTTTCTGCAGGAGAGGACCCGTCAGTGTGGGGAGAAGATACCAACAGAGGGAAGCAGACAAGACAAAGGAGCTG GACGCAGAGAGGAAGCCGTCACCTCTTCCTGAGATCGAGGAGGCCaacttccctcctttttctGTGGTGAATGTTTCCACAGCAACAGTACCTGCAACTGAGAACAAG gtgggcCCCAAACTGACATATGCACAGGTCTGTCGGATGCCACCAAGTAAGCATGCCCCATccccagaccttcgcccaccctacccagaccttcgcccaccctactcggaccttagcccaccctacacGGActttagcccaccctacccagaccttagcccacccttctcagaccttagcccaccctactcAGACCTTCGctcaccctacccagaccttagcccaccctacccagaacaACAGCCCCAACCAGCAGAGACTCGCCGTCCAAATAAGTGGCGATATTAA
- the LOC130532606 gene encoding cytochrome b5 reductase 4 — translation MLNIPTQSFPSPSSQQRVSPSGQSGRSKVALKPGHSLMDWIRFSKSGKDLTGLRGRLIEVSQEELRKHNNRDDCWTCIRGLVYNVTPYMDYHPGGEDELMKAAGIDGTDLFDQVHRWVNYESMLKECLVGRMATTTKAVTPPSSMRPLAPPASVAPPADRDARPRYDWFQTDVSVHLVVYAKRKIPSAGCTSVDLEAGVLRLEALLGKMSYMIHLRLADEVEGNVAVHTAFSVGKIQVSLRKKGKTKWTNLGQPLEFHNTFVLKKERAPHYCQGVLVSKTEVNHNTLIFRVKLPPGTIRHVPVGTHVYLKAVVKDAELVRPYTPVDQSLTAAPQHPSEETDLFLMVKVYPDGMFSSYLNGLHVGDRLSVSGPEGAFSLRPLRDVTHLYLLAAGTGLTPMTRLIRLATQEMGHIRKTTLLFFNRREEDILWRGELEQLAADNKRFQVEHILSEPSGGWGGRTGRVDAGLLRDFLVTPEGSRSFACVCGPSAFTDLTVRLLKQHGLRPEELHAFQG, via the exons GTGGCCCTGAAGCCTGGCCACAGTCTCATGGATTGGATTCGGTTCTCCAAGAGTGGAAAAGATCTGACTGGACTCCGAGGACGTCTGATTGAAGTGAGCCAGGAAGAACTAAGGAAACACAACAACAGAGATGACTGCTGGACTTGCATCCGAG GTCTGGTTTACAATGTGACCCCTTACATGGACTATCACCCCGGGGGAGAGGATGAGCTGATGAAAGCTGCTGGGATAGATGGCACTGACCTCTTTGACCAG gtgCATCGCTGGGTAAACTATGAGTCTATGCTGAAGGAGTGTCTAGTCGGCAGGATGGCTACAACCACAAAAG ctGTTACTCCTCCGTCATCGATGAGGCCGCTAGCACCACCCGCCTCAGTGGCTCCACCTGCAGACAGAGACGCCCGGCCACG GTATGACTGGTTCCAGACCGACGTCTCAGTTCATCTGGTTGTCTATGCCAAGAGGAAG ATTCCCAGTGCAGGTTGTACCAGTGTTGACCTTGAAGCTGGCGTTCTCCGACTCGAAGCGTTGCTGGGGAAAATGTCCTACATGATCCATTTAC GACTTGCTGATGAGGTCGAGGGAAACGTTGCAG TGCACACAGCCTTCTCTGTGGGAAAGATCCAGGTCAGCCTACGcaagaaaggaaaaacaaaatggacaAATCTGGGACAACCGCTGGAATTTCATAATACATTTGTACTGAAGAAAGAGCGAG CTCCGCATTACTGTCAAGGCGTGTTAGTGTCCAAGACTGAAGTGAACCACAACACGCTGATCTTCAGGGTCAAACTTCCTCCCGGCACCATCAGGCATGTGCCTGTTGGAACACATGTCTACCTCAAGGCTGTCGTTAAAG ATGCTGAGCTGGTGCGGCCGTACACCCCTGTAGATCAGAGCCTGACTGCAGCCCCCCAGCATCCCTCAGAGGAGACGGACCTCTTCCTCATGGTCAAAGTTTACCCAGACGGCATGTTCAGCTCATACCTCAACGGTCTGCACGTCG GTGACCGTTTATCGGTCAGTGGTCCCGAGGGTGCCTTCAGTCTCCGCCCCCTTCGTGATGTCACACACCTTTACCTTTTAGCAGCAGGTACAGGGCTCACGCCTATGACACGCCTCATCAGACTGGCCACACAGGAAATGGGACATATCAG AAAAACCACACTTCTCTTTTTTAACCGTAGAGAGGAGGACATCCTGTGGCGTGGTGAACTGGAGCAGCTGGCTGCTGATAATAAGAG GTTTCAGGTGGAGCACATCCTGTCTGAGCCCAGTGGCGGCTGGGGAGGCAGGACGGGACGAGTGGATGCCGGCCTACTCCGGGACTTCCTCGTCACACCGGAGGGATCCAGAagttttgcgtgtgtgtgtggcccctCAGCCTTCACTGATCTGACAGTACG GTTGTTGAAGCAGCACGGCTTGCGTCCGGAGGAGCTTCACGCCTTCCAGGGCTGA
- the LOC130532832 gene encoding golgin subfamily A member 6-like protein 25: protein MRQRLIGVQEEFQRKLLEEREKDQREMREREERLRQQLERGMREERDDCLKKQLTTVIESWQTEAQRWRKHQSELEEKLHEQETLRKQQEEERKQETERFQEQLQQLWNYIEKKEKRRRRKESGAGF from the exons atgaggcagaggctcattggtgtgcaggaagaattccagaggaagctcttggaggagagagagaaggaccagcgtgagatgcgtgagagagaggagaggctgagacagcagcttgagagagggatgagggaagagagggacgactgcttgaagaagcagctgaccacggtgatcgagtcctggcagaccgaagctcagcggtggagaaaacaccagtcagagctggaggagaaactccacgaacaagagaccctgcgcaaacagcaagaggaggagaggaagcaggaaactgagcgcttccaagagcaactccagcagctttgg aactacattgaaaagaaggagaaaagaagaagaagaaaggagtctggagcaggattctaa
- the iqcg gene encoding dynein regulatory complex protein 9 isoform X2, translated as MTEACCPGLRDSDWRLHTRSAEMILSCWNSVSQCRSASFMVLQPQSEETKKLEEAKQKMIAEKMQELQDMDKVVAGLNRQLAELSESIYNKRKSLELMRKDRMETKELLRDKLERLNKEMKETRAQVVTLNFQKKLYREAQERQEQWEEDAKQMLQEKEQELNTIGCRKTLNFDKLSELSSAILEMQQVVIEDREEQERLRQQEELAKTAAKVQAWWRGCMVRRNLGAYGKKEEPKKGKKKKKGKK; from the exons ATGACAGAAG CATGCTGTCCCGGACTCAGAGACTCAGACTGGAGGCTGCACACGAGGAGTGCAGAGATGATCTTGTCCTGTTGGAACTCAGTCTCTCAGTGCAGATCAGCAAGCTTCATGGTCCTGCAGCCGCAGAG TGAGGAAACCaaaaagctggaggaggcgAAACAAAAGATGATAGCAGAGAAGATGCAGGAACTGCAG gACATGGACAAAGTTGTTGCAGGGTTGAACCGTCAGCTGGCTGAGCTGTCGGAGAGTATCTACAACAAGAGGAAGAGTCTGGAGCTGATGAGGAAAGACAGGATGGAGACCAAGGAGCTCCTGAGGGACAAGCTGGAG cgGCTGAACAAAGAGATGAAGGAGACGAGGGCTCAGGTGGTAACTCTAAACTTCCAGAAGAAGCTTTACAGG GAGGCGCAGGAGCGGCAggagcagtgggaggaggacGCCaagcagatgctgcaggagaaggagcaggagttgAACACCATAGGCTGCAGGAAAACCCTGAACTTTGACAagctgtcagagctgagcagcGCG ATTCTGGAGATGCAGCAGGTGGTGATCgaggacagggaggagcaggagaggctgcggcagcaggaggagctggccaaGACCGCAGCCAAG GTGCAGGCCTGGTGGAGGGGCTGCATGGTCCGTCGCAACCTCGGCGCCTACGGGAAGAAAGAGGAAcccaaaaaaggcaaaaagaagaagaaagggaagaagtGA
- the LOC130532794 gene encoding uncharacterized protein LOC130532794 isoform X2 encodes MAEGGNSGDETKGMVWSKGTPQAEFPQTGRGVDIPGPVSELQPSKAPRDCPQPKTLPGLSASPRVKAPRLQRRGPVSVGRRYQQREADKTKELDAERKPSPLPEIGEANFPPISAVNVSVTPVPATENKVGPKLTYAQVCRMPPSKHAPSPDLRPTYPDLRPPYSDLSPPYTDFSPPYPDLSPPFSDLSPPYSDLSSPYPDLSPPYPEQQPQAAETRRPNKWRY; translated from the exons atggctgaagggggcaacAGTGGAGACGAGACGAAGGGAATGGTGTGGTCTAAGGGCACACCCCAGGCTGAGTTCCCCCAGACGGGTAGAGGTGTGGACATCCCAGGGCCAGTGTCGGAGCTCCAGCCCTCCAAGGCTCCCAGAGACTGCCCACAGCCT AAAACTTTGCCCGGACTGTCAGCATCTCCCCGTGTCAAAGCTCCCAGACTACAAAG GAGAGGACCCGTCAGCGTGGGGAGAAGATACCAACAGAGGGAAGCAGACAAGACAAAGGAGCTG GACGCAGAGAGGAAGCCGTCACCTCTTCCTGAGATCGGGGAGGCCAACTTCCCTCCTATTTCTGCGGTGAATGTGTCCGTAACACCAGTACCTGCAACTGAGAACAAG gtcgGCCCCAAACTGACATATGCACAGGTCTGTCGGATGCCACCAAGTAAGCATGCCCCATCCCCAGACCTTCGCCCAAcctacccagaccttcgcccaccctactcggaccttagcccaccctacacGGActttagcccaccctacccagaccttagcccacccttctcagaccttagcccaccctactcAGACCTTAGCTCACCCTACCCAGatcttagcccaccctacccagaacaACAGCCCCAAGCAGCAGAGACTCGCCGTCCAAATAAGTGGCGATATTAA
- the iqcg gene encoding dynein regulatory complex protein 9 isoform X1 produces the protein MLSRTQRLRLEAAHEECRDDLVLLELSLSVQISKLHGPAAAEEKSRLIKMRNDCQLILQQIYQLLSELEKNRGFHFMQREEDIERRRAAEKAREETKKLEEAKQKMIAEKMQELQDMDKVVAGLNRQLAELSESIYNKRKSLELMRKDRMETKELLRDKLERLNKEMKETRAQVVTLNFQKKLYREAQERQEQWEEDAKQMLQEKEQELNTIGCRKTLNFDKLSELSSAILEMQQVVIEDREEQERLRQQEELAKTAAKVQAWWRGCMVRRNLGAYGKKEEPKKGKKKKKGKK, from the exons ATGCTGTCCCGGACTCAGAGACTCAGACTGGAGGCTGCACACGAGGAGTGCAGAGATGATCTTGTCCTGTTGGAACTCAGTCTCTCAGTGCAGATCAGCAAGCTTCATGGTCCTGCAGCCGCAGAG GAAAAGTCCAGGCTGATCAAAATGAGGAATGACTG TCAGCTCATTTTGCAGCAGATATACCAGCTGCTCTCAGAGTTGGAGAAGAATCGGGGTTTCCATTTCAtgcagagagaagaagacaTAGAGCGAAGACGCGCTGCTGAGAAAGCTCG TGAGGAAACCaaaaagctggaggaggcgAAACAAAAGATGATAGCAGAGAAGATGCAGGAACTGCAG gACATGGACAAAGTTGTTGCAGGGTTGAACCGTCAGCTGGCTGAGCTGTCGGAGAGTATCTACAACAAGAGGAAGAGTCTGGAGCTGATGAGGAAAGACAGGATGGAGACCAAGGAGCTCCTGAGGGACAAGCTGGAG cgGCTGAACAAAGAGATGAAGGAGACGAGGGCTCAGGTGGTAACTCTAAACTTCCAGAAGAAGCTTTACAGG GAGGCGCAGGAGCGGCAggagcagtgggaggaggacGCCaagcagatgctgcaggagaaggagcaggagttgAACACCATAGGCTGCAGGAAAACCCTGAACTTTGACAagctgtcagagctgagcagcGCG ATTCTGGAGATGCAGCAGGTGGTGATCgaggacagggaggagcaggagaggctgcggcagcaggaggagctggccaaGACCGCAGCCAAG GTGCAGGCCTGGTGGAGGGGCTGCATGGTCCGTCGCAACCTCGGCGCCTACGGGAAGAAAGAGGAAcccaaaaaaggcaaaaagaagaagaaagggaagaagtGA